In one Spirosoma rigui genomic region, the following are encoded:
- the msrA gene encoding peptide-methionine (S)-S-oxide reductase MsrA, translating to MTTDQAENLEKATFGTGCFWCTEALYESLDGVIDAVSGYEGGQKPNPTYNEVCTGTTGHAECVEVLYDPKKITYQELLEAFFRSHDPTTLNRQGADVGTQYRSVIFYHNDEQKRLAETAKLELDKAGAYTNPIVTEISPAETFYTAEAYHQSYFAKNPNQGYCAFVIAPKLDKFKKVFKEKLKSAEQV from the coding sequence ATGACCACAGATCAAGCAGAAAACCTCGAAAAGGCAACCTTTGGTACGGGCTGCTTTTGGTGTACCGAAGCCCTTTACGAGTCCCTGGACGGTGTTATCGATGCCGTGTCGGGTTACGAAGGCGGCCAAAAGCCAAACCCCACCTATAACGAAGTGTGTACCGGTACCACGGGCCACGCGGAGTGCGTTGAGGTGCTATATGACCCCAAAAAAATAACGTATCAGGAGTTGCTGGAAGCATTTTTCCGCAGCCACGACCCGACTACACTGAACCGCCAGGGCGCCGACGTAGGTACGCAGTACCGTTCGGTGATTTTCTACCACAACGACGAGCAGAAACGGCTGGCCGAGACGGCCAAACTGGAACTGGATAAAGCGGGTGCTTACACCAATCCGATTGTAACAGAGATCAGCCCCGCCGAAACATTCTACACGGCCGAAGCCTATCACCAGAGCTATTTCGCCAAAAACCCCAATCAGGGCTATTGTGCCTTTGTCATTGCCCCGAAGCTGGACAAATTCAAAAAAGTATTTAAAGAGAAATTGAAGTCCGCTGAGCAAGTGTAA
- a CDS encoding PPK2 family polyphosphate kinase, with translation MKDFSIDDFRYDGSKPLKVKKAPNKVDDLYEDDAHYEAMLRQQAIEMDIWQEQMFSHNRFGLVAVFQALDAAGKDGTIKAVFTGTNPTGVKVSSFKRPTEKELEHDFLWRSWLELPERGTIAVFNRSYYEEVLVTKVHPDILTTSQRLPEKATDDLDKLFKHRYEAIRDMEKYLNRNGFPTIKFFLHVSKKEQADRLIARIKDADKNWKFEEGDVAEREFWDDYQDAYEEAINETATDNSPWYVIPADDKKNMRLIVSRIIIAELKKLPTAAQKPDEERFKKLQKLISVIEGQ, from the coding sequence GTGAAAGATTTCAGTATCGACGACTTCCGCTACGACGGCAGCAAGCCCCTCAAGGTCAAAAAAGCGCCCAACAAAGTCGATGACCTGTATGAAGATGACGCGCATTACGAAGCGATGCTCCGCCAGCAGGCTATCGAGATGGATATATGGCAGGAGCAGATGTTCTCCCACAACCGGTTCGGGCTGGTAGCCGTTTTCCAGGCACTCGATGCAGCTGGTAAGGATGGTACTATCAAGGCCGTTTTTACGGGTACCAATCCCACCGGGGTGAAAGTATCATCGTTCAAGCGGCCAACGGAAAAAGAACTCGAACATGATTTTTTGTGGCGTAGCTGGCTCGAACTGCCTGAGCGGGGTACTATCGCCGTATTCAACCGGTCATATTACGAAGAAGTGCTGGTCACGAAAGTGCATCCCGACATTCTGACCACCAGCCAGCGGCTACCCGAAAAAGCGACCGATGATCTGGACAAACTGTTCAAACACCGCTACGAGGCTATCCGTGATATGGAAAAATACCTCAACCGAAATGGATTCCCGACCATCAAGTTCTTCCTGCACGTTTCCAAGAAAGAACAGGCCGACCGGCTGATTGCCCGGATCAAAGACGCCGATAAAAACTGGAAATTCGAGGAAGGGGATGTCGCCGAGCGGGAGTTCTGGGACGATTATCAGGATGCCTACGAGGAAGCCATTAACGAAACCGCAACCGATAATTCGCCCTGGTACGTAATTCCGGCCGACGACAAGAAGAACATGCGGCTGATTGTGAGCCGAATCATCATTGCCGAACTGAAAAAGCTGCCCACAGCCGCCCAGAAACCGGACGAAGAGCGATTTAAAAAACTACAAAAACTCATATCGGTAATAGAAGGACAGTGA
- a CDS encoding T9SS type A sorting domain-containing protein, whose translation MKTLLTTLFIAASLTVTSISATQAENGPARKPAQVASYQSGLYTTAEGKLSVALDKQTGGTIDIRLLNQEGKSLYDQQIGKNQTSARLRLDLSELADGAYQLVISNGRDVTTHAVTISTKPVAMSARLVALN comes from the coding sequence ATGAAAACGCTCCTCACCACCCTGTTCATCGCTGCTTCCTTAACTGTAACCAGCATCTCAGCCACCCAGGCTGAAAACGGTCCTGCTCGTAAACCTGCTCAGGTTGCCTCGTACCAAAGCGGCCTGTATACAACCGCCGAAGGGAAACTCAGCGTTGCCCTCGACAAACAAACTGGTGGCACCATTGACATACGTCTGTTGAATCAGGAGGGGAAATCGCTCTATGATCAACAGATAGGTAAGAACCAGACATCGGCTCGTTTACGGCTCGACTTGAGCGAACTGGCCGATGGAGCGTACCAACTGGTAATTTCCAACGGCAGAGACGTTACCACGCATGCTGTTACGATCTCGACAAAGCCGGTGGCTATGTCGGCACGGTTAGTCGCCCTCAACTAA
- a CDS encoding DUF4249 domain-containing protein — protein MKSIRPFFIIILGAVTLFSCETVIDAKLDTGPTQLSVEATLTDQPGNQTIHLTQTAAYFNSSVPPAATGATVQVSDKTGRVFSFTDSDNDGYYVWQPKVGDTLGRVGQTYSLSITYQGDTYVASSNMNRVPTIDSLIFRREKINPLSNQEGYQAEFYARDLAGATDYYRIKYYRNDVLQTKARDIITSQDGSFRGSADTDGLVFIRPIRQSANPDSLYALNDRVRIELMSLTPEAFDFWQELRTQITNGGLFATPPANVPTNIRNTNPKGRPAAGFFITSAVRSRSAQIIPGNVRP, from the coding sequence ATGAAATCGATACGACCATTCTTTATCATCATCCTGGGCGCTGTTACGCTGTTCAGCTGCGAAACGGTGATCGACGCCAAGCTCGACACGGGACCAACGCAGCTTTCGGTGGAAGCTACCCTGACCGACCAGCCGGGTAACCAAACGATTCACCTGACGCAAACGGCAGCGTATTTCAATAGCAGCGTGCCACCGGCCGCTACCGGTGCTACGGTGCAGGTGTCGGATAAGACGGGACGGGTATTTAGTTTTACCGACTCCGATAATGACGGTTACTACGTCTGGCAGCCTAAAGTGGGGGATACGCTGGGGCGGGTTGGACAGACCTACAGCCTGAGTATTACCTATCAGGGAGATACCTATGTGGCCAGCTCCAACATGAACCGGGTACCGACGATCGATTCGCTCATCTTCCGCCGGGAAAAGATCAATCCCCTGTCGAATCAGGAAGGCTATCAGGCCGAGTTCTACGCCCGTGATCTGGCCGGAGCCACCGATTACTACCGAATTAAATATTACCGTAATGACGTGCTGCAAACCAAGGCCCGTGATATTATCACTTCGCAGGATGGTTCATTCCGGGGTAGCGCGGATACCGATGGGCTGGTGTTTATCCGACCCATTCGCCAGTCGGCTAACCCGGATAGCTTGTACGCGCTGAACGACCGGGTTCGGATTGAATTGATGTCGCTGACTCCGGAAGCGTTCGACTTCTGGCAGGAACTGCGCACACAGATCACCAACGGTGGACTGTTTGCCACGCCCCCCGCCAACGTACCAACCAACATCCGGAACACAAATCCGAAGGGCCGGCCAGCCGCCGGGTTCTTCATTACGTCGGCCGTGCGCAGTCGTTCGGCCCAGATAATACCGGGTAACGTGCGTCCGTGA
- a CDS encoding FG-GAP-like repeat-containing protein has product MKRCTIYGAWSFVAGLALLLTGCKEKPLFERLSSSDTGITFSNTITDSDSLNILNYQYIYNGGGVGVGDFNGDQKPDLFFAGNQVPNKLYVNEGDMAFRDVSQSAGVGGGGRWCSGVSVVDVNADGKLDVYVSTTLHKSAARRANLLYVNQGNDADGAPRFREMAADYGIADTTYSTHSTFFDYDNDGDLDLYVLVDQIFSDRIPTNLSQRVADGSSPNTDRLYRNDFDPKRGHAYFTDVSKQAGILYDGFGLGVNICDINRDGWKDIYVTNDFATNDLLYINNKNGTFTNRARNTFRHTSYSAMGNDVADINNDGLADIVAMDMLPEDNLRKKSLMGGSNYFVYQEWDRMGYEHQYARNTLQLNRGVQPNDTTGANLPVFSEISMLAGVAETEWSWSPLLVDIDNDGYRDLLVTNGFPRDVTDRDFTNYYSSVNNLLTDAMRLELTDKMPQVKVSNYAFRNTGDSQSGGPVFENMTDRWGMTEPSFSNGAAYADFDGDGDLDYVVNNINDEAFLYRNTLADNKPEKAHYLRIHFVGDKANPMGIGAIVDFERPGGEKEFYEHTPYRGFLSSVEPVAHLGLGALSTIGSLKVTWPDGRTQTIANVNADQTITLRASEAQLTPAAVLPVPQRLIHDITDSIGLTYSHKDPDFIDFNQQKTLLHKFSQYGPALAVGDVNGDGRADLVVGGSSNQSTDILLQQPDGRFMSKPMPEKLSEDAGLLLFDADGDGDLDLYAASGSTEFAPADLARALQHRLYINDGQGTFSLSPNALPGISVSGSCVKAADFDKDGDLDLFVGGRVEPGKYPMPVASYILRNDSNGKKGANVVGSPAAAHFTNVTAQVAPALAKGGLTCDALWTDFDNDGDADLMLAGEWAPLMVLRNDNGKLVALENSGLAGQSGFWNSLTPGDFDNDGDIDYIAGNLGQNSLLRASTERPVRMYAGDFDNNGFYDAFTSVYFKNPKNQYDEYPYFGWDDMVKQMIGIKKRYVKYAPFGQATMKEILTEDERSQALKLAVTYCQSSYIENKGNGQFVMRALPMAAQLAPVFGTLAQDVDGDGNLDVVLVGNDYGSDLVAGQMDAFDGLVLKGNGKGGFTPLTIQKSGFYVPGNGKALVSWPDPQGRCRLAASQNRGTLRVFAVQQPQTFKAVDARTMAVNVRLRNGQTRRQEIPVGTSFYSQSARGVWLLPGETITR; this is encoded by the coding sequence ATGAAACGCTGTACCATTTACGGGGCATGGTCCTTTGTGGCCGGACTCGCTTTGCTTCTGACTGGCTGTAAAGAAAAACCCCTCTTCGAACGGCTCAGCTCGTCCGATACGGGCATAACCTTCAGTAATACCATTACCGATAGTGACTCGCTCAACATCCTGAACTACCAGTATATCTACAATGGCGGGGGAGTTGGGGTAGGCGACTTCAACGGCGATCAGAAACCCGACCTGTTCTTCGCTGGAAACCAGGTGCCCAACAAGCTCTACGTAAACGAAGGCGATATGGCCTTTCGGGACGTTTCCCAATCGGCCGGTGTGGGCGGTGGCGGCCGGTGGTGTTCAGGCGTATCGGTCGTTGACGTCAACGCCGACGGTAAGCTGGACGTTTACGTATCGACAACCCTTCACAAGTCGGCCGCCCGGCGCGCCAACCTGCTTTACGTAAATCAGGGCAACGATGCTGACGGTGCCCCCCGCTTCCGGGAGATGGCCGCCGACTACGGCATTGCCGACACCACCTACTCAACGCATTCGACCTTCTTCGATTATGACAACGACGGTGACCTGGACTTGTACGTACTGGTCGACCAGATTTTCAGCGACCGTATTCCCACGAACCTGAGCCAGCGCGTTGCTGATGGCAGTTCGCCCAATACTGACCGGCTGTACCGCAACGATTTCGATCCCAAGCGGGGCCACGCCTACTTTACCGACGTATCAAAACAGGCCGGTATTCTGTACGATGGCTTTGGATTGGGCGTCAACATCTGCGATATCAACCGCGATGGCTGGAAAGACATTTACGTCACCAATGACTTTGCTACCAACGATCTGCTCTACATCAATAACAAAAACGGCACGTTCACCAACCGCGCCCGGAATACGTTCAGGCATACCAGCTACTCGGCCATGGGCAATGATGTTGCCGATATCAACAACGACGGCCTGGCCGACATTGTGGCGATGGATATGCTGCCCGAAGACAATCTCCGCAAAAAAAGCCTGATGGGTGGCAGCAACTATTTCGTCTATCAGGAATGGGATCGGATGGGTTATGAACACCAGTACGCCCGCAATACACTCCAGCTCAACCGGGGTGTCCAGCCCAACGACACGACGGGCGCCAACCTCCCGGTTTTCAGCGAGATCAGCATGCTGGCCGGTGTGGCCGAAACCGAATGGAGCTGGTCGCCGTTGCTGGTCGACATTGATAATGATGGCTATCGTGATCTGCTGGTTACCAACGGATTTCCGCGCGACGTAACCGATCGCGACTTCACCAATTACTACAGCAGTGTCAATAACCTGCTGACGGATGCCATGCGGCTGGAGCTGACCGACAAGATGCCGCAGGTGAAAGTGAGCAACTACGCCTTTCGTAATACCGGCGATAGTCAGTCCGGTGGTCCGGTATTCGAAAACATGACCGATCGATGGGGCATGACCGAGCCCAGCTTCTCGAACGGAGCCGCTTATGCCGATTTCGACGGCGACGGTGATCTGGACTACGTTGTTAACAACATCAATGACGAAGCTTTCCTGTACCGCAATACCCTCGCCGATAACAAACCCGAAAAAGCGCACTACCTGCGCATCCACTTCGTGGGCGATAAAGCTAACCCCATGGGGATTGGTGCCATCGTTGACTTTGAGCGGCCGGGTGGTGAAAAGGAATTTTATGAGCATACTCCCTACCGCGGCTTTTTGTCCAGCGTCGAACCCGTCGCGCATTTGGGTCTGGGCGCGCTCAGCACCATCGGTAGTCTGAAAGTTACCTGGCCTGACGGTCGAACACAGACAATCGCCAATGTCAATGCCGATCAGACGATTACCCTCAGGGCATCGGAGGCCCAGCTGACGCCAGCCGCCGTACTACCGGTTCCCCAGCGGCTTATCCACGACATCACCGATTCAATCGGCCTTACTTACAGCCATAAAGACCCTGATTTTATCGATTTCAACCAGCAGAAAACGCTACTTCATAAATTTTCGCAATATGGCCCAGCCCTGGCCGTGGGGGACGTGAATGGCGACGGGCGGGCCGACCTGGTGGTGGGAGGTAGTTCAAACCAGTCGACCGACATCCTGCTGCAGCAACCGGACGGCCGGTTCATGTCGAAACCCATGCCCGAGAAACTATCCGAAGATGCCGGACTGCTGCTCTTCGATGCCGACGGCGATGGTGATCTGGATCTTTACGCGGCCAGTGGCAGTACCGAGTTTGCCCCGGCCGATCTGGCCCGGGCCTTGCAACACCGACTGTATATTAACGATGGGCAGGGTACTTTCAGCCTGTCACCCAACGCATTGCCGGGTATTAGCGTTAGCGGATCCTGCGTGAAAGCGGCAGACTTCGACAAAGATGGCGACCTTGACCTGTTCGTTGGCGGGCGTGTGGAGCCGGGTAAATACCCCATGCCCGTCGCCAGTTACATTCTCCGCAACGATAGTAATGGTAAAAAAGGAGCCAACGTCGTGGGTTCTCCGGCGGCCGCCCATTTCACTAATGTAACGGCCCAAGTAGCTCCTGCCCTTGCCAAAGGCGGCCTGACGTGTGACGCGCTCTGGACCGATTTTGATAACGACGGCGACGCCGATCTGATGCTGGCCGGCGAATGGGCTCCTTTGATGGTGCTTCGCAACGACAACGGAAAGCTCGTTGCGCTTGAAAACAGCGGATTGGCGGGCCAGAGCGGCTTCTGGAATTCACTGACACCCGGCGATTTCGACAACGATGGCGACATCGATTACATAGCGGGTAATCTTGGTCAGAATAGCCTGCTGCGGGCCAGTACCGAACGCCCCGTCCGGATGTATGCGGGTGATTTCGATAACAACGGCTTTTACGATGCCTTTACGTCGGTATACTTCAAAAATCCGAAGAACCAGTACGACGAGTACCCCTATTTTGGCTGGGATGATATGGTCAAGCAAATGATCGGGATCAAAAAGCGCTACGTTAAGTACGCCCCCTTCGGCCAGGCAACCATGAAAGAAATACTGACCGAAGACGAGCGCAGCCAGGCGCTGAAACTAGCCGTAACCTATTGCCAGAGCAGCTACATCGAGAACAAAGGAAACGGCCAGTTTGTCATGCGTGCTTTACCCATGGCGGCTCAGCTTGCCCCGGTATTCGGTACGCTGGCGCAGGATGTGGATGGCGACGGCAACCTCGATGTTGTGCTGGTTGGCAACGACTACGGCAGCGATCTGGTAGCCGGACAAATGGACGCCTTTGACGGGCTGGTACTCAAAGGCAATGGGAAAGGCGGGTTTACGCCCCTGACGATTCAGAAGAGTGGTTTTTACGTACCCGGAAACGGGAAAGCGCTGGTTAGCTGGCCTGATCCGCAGGGACGGTGCCGCCTGGCCGCGTCACAGAACCGAGGAACACTGCGCGTGTTTGCCGTTCAGCAGCCGCAGACGTTCAAAGCCGTCGATGCGCGCACAATGGCGGTTAATGTCCGGCTTCGAAACGGGCAGACACGTCGGCAGGAAATTCCCGTGGGTACTTCTTTTTACTCCCAATCGGCGCGGGGGGTATGGTTACTACCGGGCGAAACGATTACCAGATAA
- a CDS encoding TonB-dependent receptor: MKHTLLTGLLGLFATMVGCPDARAQADQNTLNRSASQASYTISGYIKDAANGEKLIGVSVYVKETGTGAVTNSYGFYAVPVPPGTYNLVVSYVGYEKLTRTVDLTSQNVRLDLELKEEGKQLQEVVVSTKREDDNVKNIEMSVNRIDVKTLQRIPALLGEVDVVRSIQLLPGVSTVGEGATGFNVRGGSIDQNLVLLDEAPVYNSSHLFGFFSVFNPDAVKDVKLIKGGIPANYGGRIASILDVRLKEGNAKKPELNGGIGLIFSRLSYESPLFKGKGSFIVAGRRSYADILAQPFLNADLKGSKFYFYDLTAKANYRINDKNTVYLSGYFGRDVFGADFGFNWGNTTASARWNHVFSDKLFLNTTAYYSNYDYSLDSDLKRKPENANDYFRTNSRIVDYSVKPDFTLFLGKSTITFGGQSILHDFQPGTATAASAGAIRTFGLGSKYGLENALYVGNEQQVSPKLQLQYGLRYSLYNYIGPGEAYDFATDIPAGTRRPPVATRTYDRGKSIETYGNLEPRFAAKYELGDNSSLKLSYNRMAQYIHLVSNTTASTPLDVWTPSTNNIKPQLADQIAGGYFKNFGPSLGGGSEFEASVEVYYKWLQNQIDYIDGANLILNKYLEGDLLSGRGRTYGAEFYVKRNRGVVNGWISYTLARTERQVVGINNGDWFAARFDRRHNLTTVVLIDPPARSNNGRTSRWNFSATFTLASGTPATFPTNRFQFEGFVAPIIAGRNNYRIPPYHRLDLAATLQGRKRTGKRKDDNWVFSVYNVYARKNPFSVFFQPNADNPVVTQAIRYSVFATAIPSVTYNFKF, from the coding sequence ATGAAACACACCTTACTCACTGGCTTGCTTGGCCTGTTTGCTACGATGGTTGGCTGTCCCGATGCGCGGGCGCAGGCAGACCAGAATACGCTGAACCGTTCTGCTAGTCAGGCCAGCTATACCATCAGCGGTTATATCAAGGATGCGGCCAACGGGGAGAAACTCATTGGGGTATCGGTCTACGTAAAAGAGACCGGAACCGGAGCCGTGACCAATAGCTATGGTTTCTACGCCGTTCCGGTACCCCCCGGTACTTACAATCTGGTTGTTTCCTACGTGGGCTACGAAAAGCTGACCCGCACCGTCGACCTGACCAGCCAGAATGTGCGGCTCGACCTGGAGCTGAAGGAGGAGGGGAAACAGCTTCAGGAGGTTGTGGTCTCGACCAAGCGTGAGGACGACAATGTCAAGAATATTGAGATGAGCGTCAACCGTATCGACGTTAAAACGTTGCAGCGGATTCCGGCACTGCTGGGTGAGGTTGACGTTGTCCGCAGTATTCAGCTGCTGCCGGGCGTATCGACGGTGGGTGAGGGGGCTACGGGTTTTAACGTCCGGGGGGGCAGCATTGACCAGAACCTGGTGTTGCTCGACGAAGCTCCCGTCTACAACTCATCGCACCTGTTTGGCTTTTTCTCCGTCTTCAACCCCGATGCGGTAAAGGACGTAAAACTCATCAAAGGCGGTATTCCGGCGAACTACGGTGGACGTATTGCGTCGATTCTGGATGTGCGGCTGAAAGAAGGCAACGCCAAGAAGCCGGAACTGAACGGGGGTATTGGTTTGATCTTCAGTCGGCTTTCGTATGAGAGTCCCCTGTTTAAGGGTAAGGGCTCATTCATTGTGGCCGGTCGCCGGTCCTACGCCGACATTCTGGCTCAGCCATTCCTGAACGCCGATCTGAAAGGCTCGAAGTTTTACTTTTATGACCTGACGGCCAAAGCCAACTACCGCATCAACGACAAGAATACGGTCTATTTGTCGGGCTATTTCGGCCGCGACGTGTTTGGCGCTGATTTTGGGTTCAACTGGGGAAACACTACGGCCTCGGCCCGCTGGAACCACGTGTTCAGCGATAAGCTGTTTCTGAATACTACGGCCTATTACAGCAACTACGATTACTCGCTCGACTCTGATTTGAAGCGAAAGCCGGAGAATGCGAACGACTACTTCCGCACCAACTCGCGCATTGTCGACTACAGCGTCAAACCCGATTTCACGCTGTTTCTGGGCAAAAGCACCATTACATTCGGGGGACAGAGCATCCTGCACGACTTTCAGCCGGGTACGGCCACGGCCGCCAGTGCGGGTGCCATTCGAACATTTGGGCTAGGCAGCAAATACGGATTGGAAAACGCACTATATGTGGGTAACGAACAACAGGTTTCGCCCAAATTACAGCTTCAATACGGTCTGCGTTACTCGCTCTACAACTACATTGGCCCCGGCGAAGCGTATGATTTTGCGACCGATATACCAGCCGGTACCCGCCGGCCTCCCGTTGCTACGCGTACTTATGACAGAGGTAAAAGCATTGAAACCTACGGAAATCTGGAACCCCGGTTTGCGGCCAAATATGAACTGGGCGACAACAGCTCGCTGAAACTCAGCTACAACCGGATGGCTCAGTATATTCACCTGGTCTCGAACACAACGGCATCGACACCGCTGGACGTCTGGACCCCATCCACCAATAACATCAAGCCACAGCTAGCCGATCAGATTGCTGGTGGTTATTTCAAAAACTTCGGCCCGTCGTTAGGGGGGGGGAGTGAATTTGAAGCGTCGGTCGAGGTATATTACAAATGGCTTCAAAATCAGATCGATTACATTGACGGGGCCAACCTGATCCTGAACAAGTACCTGGAAGGCGATTTGCTTTCGGGCCGGGGCCGAACCTACGGCGCCGAGTTCTACGTAAAACGTAACCGGGGCGTAGTCAACGGCTGGATCAGCTACACGCTGGCCCGTACCGAGCGCCAGGTCGTAGGCATCAACAACGGCGATTGGTTCGCGGCCCGCTTCGACCGGCGGCACAACCTCACGACGGTAGTACTGATTGATCCCCCTGCCCGGAGCAACAACGGGCGCACCAGTCGCTGGAATTTCTCGGCTACGTTCACCCTCGCCAGCGGTACCCCGGCTACGTTTCCAACCAACCGCTTCCAGTTCGAAGGGTTTGTGGCTCCCATCATCGCGGGTCGTAACAATTACCGGATTCCGCCGTACCACCGGCTCGACCTGGCCGCAACATTACAGGGACGTAAACGGACGGGTAAACGCAAAGACGATAACTGGGTATTCTCGGTCTACAACGTTTACGCCCGCAAAAATCCATTCTCGGTATTTTTTCAGCCCAACGCCGACAATCCCGTCGTGACGCAGGCCATCCGGTACTCGGTTTTCGCGACAGCCATCCCGTCGGTGACGTATAATTTTAAATTCTAG
- a CDS encoding PPK2 family polyphosphate kinase — protein MEKLDTAQFRFDGRKKFKTDVPTTSALLYTDAADHTRQMDALSARMDQAQNRMHADEHYGLLVLFQAMDAGGKDSSIRHVFRGVNPSRFKMAAFKKPSEEDQKHDFLWRFWQELPERGYIGVFNRTYYEEVLAMRVHPERLEKQYIPKELLPKDTETLWKQRFGDIVHFEDYLHRNGFPIVKLYLHVAKEEQGKRLIARLNDPEKQWKLSESDLEEREFWPEYLRAYEDTINATATEQNPWYVIPSDDRPNQQLIIAHILTELLEALPTTFPETDSGEAQKLIRKIEKQDK, from the coding sequence ATGGAAAAACTCGACACCGCGCAATTCAGATTCGACGGACGCAAAAAATTCAAGACCGACGTGCCTACTACGAGCGCATTGCTTTATACCGATGCCGCCGATCACACGCGGCAGATGGATGCACTCTCGGCCCGCATGGATCAGGCTCAGAACCGAATGCATGCTGATGAACACTACGGACTGCTGGTCCTGTTCCAGGCGATGGATGCGGGTGGCAAGGATAGCAGCATTCGGCACGTATTCCGGGGAGTGAACCCATCCCGCTTTAAGATGGCCGCGTTCAAGAAGCCGAGCGAAGAAGATCAGAAGCACGATTTCCTCTGGCGTTTCTGGCAGGAGTTACCCGAGCGGGGCTACATCGGTGTTTTCAATCGAACCTATTACGAAGAAGTGCTGGCTATGCGGGTTCACCCCGAACGCCTGGAAAAGCAGTACATTCCCAAAGAATTGCTGCCGAAAGACACGGAAACACTCTGGAAACAGCGATTTGGAGACATTGTCCATTTCGAGGACTACCTGCATCGCAACGGGTTTCCTATTGTAAAGCTCTATCTCCACGTAGCCAAAGAGGAGCAGGGAAAGCGACTGATAGCGCGACTGAACGATCCGGAAAAACAGTGGAAGCTCAGCGAAAGTGACCTCGAAGAGCGCGAGTTCTGGCCCGAATACCTGCGGGCTTATGAGGATACCATCAATGCTACGGCCACAGAACAGAACCCCTGGTATGTCATTCCGAGCGACGACCGCCCCAACCAGCAACTGATTATTGCGCATATCCTGACGGAATTACTGGAGGCATTACCAACGACTTTCCCGGAAACCGACAGCGGGGAGGCCCAAAAACTGATTCGCAAAATTGAGAAGCAGGATAAATGA
- a CDS encoding TolB-like translocation protein — protein MMKTTHLALLLGLSATALHAQSGTEVYLLDLSEKGGKIVLSNPRNVSDKPGYDNQPFFHPTKPLLYYASMMPDKQTDIWSYDFQQSVRTPVTHTPDSEFSPTVLPDQMHLSCIVQRQATGDQDLVSYLLTDPEKTEFIRESQKAGKIGYQAWLNPNEAVVFVLGTPNTMHYLNRKTGRDTVIASQIGRSLHRIPGQRAFSYTQKVGDTWIIRSYDPVGNRVSDIATSRLGEDHYNAWLNSDTLLESRGTELWAFSRKTKEWQAVVLPAALPGTELSRISVQGKRIALVISE, from the coding sequence ATGATGAAAACAACCCACTTAGCCCTGCTGCTCGGATTGTCTGCAACGGCCCTGCACGCTCAAAGCGGTACAGAGGTGTACTTGCTCGACCTGTCCGAAAAAGGCGGTAAAATCGTATTGTCAAACCCGCGTAATGTGTCGGACAAGCCGGGTTACGACAATCAACCGTTTTTCCATCCGACAAAGCCGCTGTTGTACTACGCCAGCATGATGCCGGATAAACAGACGGATATCTGGTCGTATGACTTTCAGCAATCGGTTCGTACACCGGTAACCCACACCCCTGACTCGGAGTTTTCGCCCACGGTATTGCCTGACCAGATGCATCTGTCATGCATTGTGCAGCGGCAAGCAACTGGCGATCAGGATTTGGTCAGCTATCTCCTGACCGACCCGGAAAAAACGGAATTTATCCGGGAGTCGCAAAAGGCGGGTAAGATTGGCTATCAGGCGTGGCTCAACCCCAATGAAGCCGTGGTGTTTGTGCTGGGTACCCCCAACACGATGCACTATCTGAACCGAAAAACAGGTCGTGATACGGTCATTGCGAGCCAGATTGGGCGTTCGCTACACCGTATTCCGGGGCAGCGGGCCTTCAGCTATACCCAGAAGGTAGGCGATACATGGATCATTCGCTCTTACGACCCGGTTGGCAACCGGGTGAGTGACATTGCTACCAGCCGTTTGGGTGAGGATCATTACAACGCTTGGCTCAATAGCGATACACTACTCGAAAGCAGGGGAACTGAACTATGGGCCTTTTCGCGAAAAACAAAGGAGTGGCAAGCCGTTGTGCTCCCCGCTGCCCTACCCGGTACAGAATTATCCCGTATCTCGGTGCAAGGCAAGCGCATTGCCTTGGTGATCAGTGAGTGA